One Natrinema halophilum genomic window carries:
- a CDS encoding ATP-dependent helicase: MDGNERLELPTSDDVLPFDPDSTTIGDGDVFELLEPAVQEWWLREFGEFVPENGGFFTPPQRGAIPKIREGTNTLICAPTGSGKTLASFTSILNTLYERVRESDTGLENSVYCLYVSPLKSLANDIHRNLEVPLEGIEEIVAQGDGDGSMGEIRHAIRHGDTDSSDRQKMLDETPHILNTTPETLAILLNSPKFREKLRTVEYVIVDEIHSVAAGKRGTHLAVSLERLEAMTDEEITRIGCSATIEPLSRVAEFLVGYETPRVTDESSDRDSKVSPGSRDRSTEPRANEKRDDPRESEERGRRPRNYEIVDARFAREFDLQLECPTDDLIHTPREVVQERFYRTLHDHIQNHTNTLVFTNTRSGAERVLHNLRERFDAYDEENSGCHHGSLSKEVRQDIEGRLKEGALDVVTSSTSLELGIDMPHVDLVVQVGSPKSVAALLQRVGRAGHRVGQTVTGRVIALDRDELLECAVMLSKAQEGFVDSVSIPENAQDVAAQHVYGMAIAEIRPESEVKAILRRAYPYRNYTEEEYESLMRYLTAEYAGLEDRNVYAKVWRDANDPPDGEHHHEEYPVGERLIGKRGRLARVIYMTNIGTIPDSFTCDVKTRASDEWVGQLDEQYLDTLEKGDVFILGGNHFEYRYRRGSKVYVDRTSARPTVPSWYSERLPLSYDLGCEILGFQDELLERYESGGPPRVRAWLRQFPLDDDSVRAIARLFDYQCQYAGAESISTPDRLAIEVVRDREEYERHYYVHSSYGRKVNDGFARLLAYRCAQEATANVRVAVADNGFVLSMPLNRKVDIEGIIGDLDPDDVRDDLRASLSGTDLLQRYFRINATRALMILKRYKGYEKSASEQQVSSEMLLGFAEGLENFAVIEETYREILEDKLNVAEIEAIVDAIDAGELAISRRLLDSPTPRAFGLATLSASDVVLAEDESAALQAFHDHVLEEIGRESLTGLTAGSEDE; encoded by the coding sequence ATGGACGGGAACGAGCGCCTCGAGTTGCCGACTTCCGACGACGTCCTCCCATTCGACCCCGATTCGACGACGATCGGAGACGGCGACGTGTTCGAACTCCTCGAGCCGGCGGTTCAGGAGTGGTGGCTCCGGGAATTCGGCGAGTTCGTTCCCGAAAACGGCGGCTTCTTTACGCCGCCACAGCGCGGTGCGATCCCGAAGATTCGCGAGGGGACGAACACGCTGATCTGTGCACCGACGGGATCGGGCAAGACCCTCGCCAGTTTCACGTCGATACTGAACACGCTCTACGAGCGCGTCCGGGAATCCGACACCGGCCTCGAGAATTCGGTCTACTGTCTCTACGTATCGCCGTTGAAATCCCTCGCGAACGACATTCACCGCAACCTCGAAGTCCCGCTCGAGGGAATCGAAGAAATCGTCGCACAGGGCGACGGTGACGGGTCGATGGGAGAGATCCGCCACGCAATCCGCCACGGCGACACCGACTCCAGCGACCGGCAGAAGATGCTCGACGAAACCCCGCACATCCTCAATACGACCCCCGAGACGCTTGCAATTCTCCTCAATTCGCCGAAGTTCCGCGAGAAGCTTCGCACCGTCGAGTACGTCATCGTCGACGAGATTCATTCGGTAGCCGCGGGCAAGCGCGGGACCCACCTCGCGGTCAGCCTCGAGCGACTCGAGGCGATGACCGACGAGGAGATCACCAGGATCGGCTGTTCGGCAACGATCGAACCGCTGTCGCGCGTCGCGGAGTTTCTCGTCGGATACGAGACACCCCGAGTCACCGACGAATCGAGTGACAGGGACAGCAAGGTATCCCCCGGCTCACGCGATCGGAGTACTGAACCCCGGGCGAACGAGAAGCGAGACGATCCCCGAGAGAGCGAAGAACGCGGCCGTCGGCCCCGTAACTACGAGATCGTCGACGCGCGCTTCGCCCGAGAGTTCGACCTGCAACTCGAATGTCCGACCGACGACCTGATACACACGCCCCGCGAGGTCGTTCAAGAGCGGTTCTATCGAACGCTTCACGACCACATTCAGAACCACACGAACACGCTCGTATTCACCAACACGCGCTCGGGTGCGGAGCGAGTCCTCCACAACCTTCGAGAACGGTTCGACGCCTACGACGAGGAGAACTCGGGGTGTCACCACGGGAGCCTCTCGAAGGAGGTCCGTCAGGACATCGAAGGCCGGCTGAAAGAGGGGGCCCTCGACGTGGTCACCTCCTCGACGAGCCTCGAGCTCGGAATCGATATGCCCCACGTCGATCTGGTCGTTCAGGTCGGTTCGCCCAAGTCCGTCGCCGCCTTGCTCCAGCGGGTCGGCCGGGCCGGCCACCGCGTCGGCCAGACCGTAACCGGACGCGTAATCGCGCTCGATCGGGACGAACTGCTCGAGTGTGCAGTCATGCTCTCGAAAGCCCAAGAAGGGTTCGTCGATTCGGTATCGATCCCCGAGAACGCCCAGGACGTCGCCGCACAGCACGTCTACGGGATGGCCATCGCCGAGATCCGGCCCGAATCCGAGGTCAAAGCGATCCTTCGACGCGCGTATCCCTACCGCAACTACACCGAGGAGGAGTACGAATCACTTATGCGATACCTGACGGCCGAATACGCAGGTCTCGAGGATCGCAACGTCTACGCGAAGGTCTGGCGAGACGCAAACGACCCGCCCGATGGCGAACACCACCACGAGGAATATCCGGTCGGCGAGCGGTTGATCGGAAAGCGAGGCCGACTCGCGAGGGTCATCTATATGACCAACATCGGGACGATCCCGGACTCGTTCACCTGCGACGTCAAGACGCGCGCGAGCGACGAGTGGGTCGGCCAACTGGACGAACAGTACCTCGATACGCTCGAGAAAGGAGACGTCTTCATCCTCGGCGGCAACCACTTCGAGTATCGGTACCGGCGAGGATCGAAGGTCTACGTCGACCGCACGAGCGCGCGTCCGACCGTTCCCTCGTGGTACTCGGAGCGCCTCCCGTTGTCTTACGACCTGGGATGTGAGATTCTCGGTTTTCAGGACGAACTCCTCGAACGCTACGAAAGCGGCGGGCCACCGCGAGTCCGCGCGTGGCTCCGTCAGTTCCCGCTGGACGACGATAGCGTTCGAGCTATCGCTCGGCTGTTCGATTACCAGTGTCAGTACGCGGGAGCCGAAAGCATCAGCACCCCCGACAGGCTCGCGATCGAGGTCGTCCGCGATCGCGAGGAGTACGAACGTCACTATTACGTTCATTCGTCGTACGGTCGCAAGGTCAACGACGGGTTCGCTCGCTTGCTCGCGTATCGGTGCGCGCAAGAGGCGACCGCGAACGTCCGCGTCGCGGTCGCAGACAACGGCTTCGTCCTCTCGATGCCGCTCAACCGGAAGGTCGACATCGAGGGGATCATCGGTGACCTCGATCCAGACGACGTTCGAGACGACCTCCGTGCGTCGCTGTCGGGAACCGATCTGCTCCAGCGATACTTTCGGATCAACGCGACGCGGGCGCTCATGATACTCAAACGGTACAAGGGCTACGAGAAATCGGCCAGCGAACAACAGGTTTCGAGCGAGATGCTGCTCGGCTTCGCCGAGGGCCTCGAGAACTTCGCAGTGATCGAAGAAACGTATCGAGAGATCCTCGAGGACAAACTGAACGTGGCGGAGATCGAAGCTATCGTCGACGCCATCGACGCGGGTGAGCTCGCGATCTCCCGACGATTGCTCGATTCGCCGACGCCCCGAGCGTTCGGCCTGGCGACGCTGTCAGCGAGTGACGTGGTCCTCGCCGAAGACGAAAGCGCCGCCCTGCAGGCGTTTCACGACCACGTCCTCGAGGAGATCGGAAGGGAATCGCTGACCGGACTCACGGCGGGCTCGGAAGACGAATAG
- a CDS encoding alpha/beta fold hydrolase, with the protein MVDHDAWTDQQSATTVTVDGHDLEVAFHEDGSNETEEPPVVFVHGIPTWSFLWRDVVPDVAEGRRTIAPDMLGYGNSAMSDDFDRSIRAQEKMLEELLDDLNVERIALVGHDIGGGVALRFAAHNPDVVERLVLSNAVCYDSWPVEFVSNLGLPSTADVEREELEGRLDSAFVDGAYGEADPEFVAGMKAPWLTDEGHVSLVRNAIATNTNHTTEIDYGAITAETLLLWGEDDVMQPYAYAERLADDIGNTELAPLSNAYHWVPEDRPDAYADRLREFLTDGLA; encoded by the coding sequence ATGGTCGATCACGACGCCTGGACCGACCAACAGTCGGCGACGACAGTCACCGTCGACGGCCACGATCTGGAGGTCGCGTTCCACGAGGACGGGTCCAACGAAACCGAAGAGCCCCCTGTCGTCTTCGTCCACGGCATTCCGACCTGGTCGTTTCTCTGGCGCGACGTCGTGCCGGACGTCGCCGAAGGCCGCAGGACTATCGCGCCTGACATGCTCGGCTACGGCAATTCTGCAATGAGCGATGATTTCGATCGTTCAATCCGCGCTCAGGAGAAGATGCTCGAGGAACTACTCGACGACCTGAACGTCGAACGGATCGCGCTCGTCGGCCACGACATCGGTGGCGGCGTCGCGCTACGCTTTGCTGCGCACAATCCTGACGTCGTCGAACGACTGGTCCTCTCGAATGCCGTCTGTTACGACTCCTGGCCGGTCGAGTTTGTCTCTAACCTCGGTCTGCCGTCGACCGCCGACGTAGAGCGTGAGGAACTCGAAGGGCGCCTCGATTCGGCGTTCGTCGACGGAGCCTACGGCGAAGCAGATCCCGAGTTCGTCGCTGGAATGAAAGCGCCGTGGCTCACCGACGAGGGTCACGTCTCGCTGGTTCGCAACGCCATCGCGACGAACACGAACCACACGACGGAGATCGATTACGGCGCGATTACGGCCGAAACGCTGCTCCTGTGGGGCGAAGACGACGTCATGCAGCCCTACGCCTACGCCGAGCGGTTGGCCGACGACATCGGCAACACCGAACTCGCGCCGCTGTCGAACGCTTACCACTGGGTCCCCGAGGATCGGCCGGACGCGTACGCCGATCGCCTCCGCGAGTTTCTGACTGACGGGTTGGCATAA
- a CDS encoding Lrp/AsnC family transcriptional regulator, with protein MSNDPPNWEFKDRDIAILSELSSDPQLSSRELTQVLESEYDIDVSHVTVSESIRRMRDEGVFREAIIPNEEYYIFALFEFKFNPEHFADNWRDAMEYIQADKHTLFFFLSDGDYQWKTVMMFRDRQEISKWIHNCYRDYGTVIANIRNSAVHNVLKFQTDPRIFEDLGDDPETT; from the coding sequence ATGAGCAACGACCCACCGAACTGGGAGTTCAAGGATCGCGACATTGCAATTCTCAGTGAACTCTCCAGCGATCCACAGTTGTCGTCACGAGAACTCACACAGGTTCTCGAGTCAGAGTACGATATCGACGTCTCTCACGTAACCGTCAGCGAATCGATTCGGCGGATGCGCGACGAAGGAGTCTTCCGCGAGGCGATCATCCCGAACGAAGAGTACTACATCTTTGCGCTGTTCGAATTCAAGTTCAATCCCGAACACTTCGCCGACAACTGGCGCGACGCGATGGAATACATCCAGGCGGACAAACACACGCTGTTCTTCTTCCTCTCCGATGGTGACTACCAGTGGAAAACGGTGATGATGTTTCGGGATCGCCAGGAAATCTCGAAGTGGATTCACAACTGCTACAGGGATTATGGGACGGTCATCGCAAATATTCGCAATTCGGCGGTCCATAACGTTCTCAAGTTTCAGACCGACCCACGGATTTTCGAGGATCTCGGAGACGATCCGGAAACGACGTGA
- a CDS encoding PaaI family thioesterase, translating to MPGGPDDPSGWPEWQSFVNRHGFLSWLDVEVDHLADGRAVMVLEQNDDFENPVDSEGHDPVHGGIVATLIDSSSAFALRTMLENPSGAYLTTTDLNVSYLRPATGDLRAEAEVLRVGGSTGVTDVTVVGADGEAAVGRTTYRLFRNGLDE from the coding sequence ATGCCCGGCGGACCGGACGATCCGTCAGGGTGGCCCGAGTGGCAGTCGTTCGTAAATCGCCACGGCTTCCTGTCGTGGCTCGATGTCGAGGTCGATCACCTCGCAGACGGGCGGGCGGTCATGGTGCTCGAACAGAACGACGACTTCGAGAACCCCGTCGACAGCGAGGGACACGATCCGGTCCACGGCGGCATCGTCGCGACGCTGATCGATTCCTCGAGTGCGTTCGCGCTTCGAACCATGCTCGAGAACCCGTCAGGGGCTTACTTGACGACGACGGATCTCAACGTCTCGTATCTCCGGCCGGCGACCGGCGATCTGCGAGCCGAAGCCGAGGTGCTTCGGGTCGGCGGCTCGACCGGAGTCACCGACGTCACCGTCGTCGGTGCCGACGGTGAAGCTGCTGTCGGGCGGACCACGTACCGTCTGTTCCGGAACGGACTGGACGAGTAA
- a CDS encoding 3-hydroxyacyl-CoA dehydrogenase/enoyl-CoA hydratase family protein, protein MSLESIDRVAVLGAGNMGHGITEVTAMAGYDVTMRDIKDEFVDDGYESIEWSLRKLEEKEMIDEPADDVLSRIDTTTDLEAAVADADLVIEAAPEELDLKHDIFSDLEEYTSEDTLLATNTSSLPITDIAEAVDTAERILGLHFFNPPVKMDLVEVIYGGETSDEAAEAGYEWVESIDKTPIYVRKDVRGFVVNTIVGPFGGEPAWMVSEGEATIRQADAAMVHQRGYPMGPFELGDLTGIDVGYHVRKEASSPIPPIMEEKVEAGELGQKTGKGFYDYEDGDGADYEPGEGEGFDTLRVEARMINRAAYLVGEGVAKPEEIDTGVQLGLGFPEGICRRGDKIGLDTVLEKLETLFEETGAERFEPHPYLEELVEEGNTGEDAGAGFYDYGDDGGFGPFHNLNYELEDNVLQVELDRPSRMNALSNDLLSEIDDLFSSVDTDEIRCATIEGAGDQAFSAGADISSFSDVDPTDLMDVTPAFETINDFPRPVVAKIDGFCLGGGLELALSCDLRIATERSSFGVPEITLGLIPGGGGTQRLTRILGETRAKELVFRGNHIDANRAEEWGLVNRSVDRDEFDEMVAEFVDDLRTGPPIGLKVAKKVMNEGQDASLDAALAMESQGFGLLTSTEDVLEGTAAFAEDRDPEFEGK, encoded by the coding sequence ATGTCACTCGAAAGCATTGACCGCGTTGCAGTTCTCGGCGCGGGAAACATGGGACACGGGATCACTGAAGTAACGGCTATGGCCGGCTACGATGTCACGATGCGCGATATCAAAGACGAGTTCGTCGACGACGGCTACGAGTCGATCGAGTGGAGCCTTCGAAAGCTCGAGGAAAAGGAGATGATCGACGAACCGGCCGACGATGTCCTCTCGCGGATCGATACGACGACGGATCTGGAGGCTGCCGTCGCCGACGCCGACCTCGTGATCGAAGCGGCACCCGAGGAACTCGACCTGAAACACGACATCTTCTCGGACCTCGAGGAGTACACGAGCGAAGACACGTTGCTTGCAACCAATACCTCGAGTCTGCCGATTACGGACATCGCGGAGGCAGTCGACACCGCCGAGCGCATCCTCGGCCTTCACTTTTTCAACCCGCCGGTGAAGATGGACCTCGTCGAGGTCATCTATGGCGGAGAGACAAGCGACGAAGCCGCTGAGGCAGGCTACGAGTGGGTCGAATCGATCGACAAAACGCCGATCTACGTCCGCAAGGACGTCCGCGGCTTCGTCGTCAACACTATCGTCGGTCCGTTCGGCGGCGAGCCGGCGTGGATGGTTTCGGAGGGCGAGGCAACGATTCGGCAGGCCGACGCGGCGATGGTTCACCAGCGAGGCTATCCGATGGGGCCGTTCGAACTCGGCGATCTCACCGGAATCGACGTCGGCTATCACGTCCGAAAGGAAGCCAGCAGCCCAATCCCGCCGATCATGGAGGAAAAAGTCGAGGCCGGCGAACTCGGTCAGAAGACCGGCAAGGGTTTCTACGACTACGAGGACGGCGACGGCGCCGACTACGAGCCTGGTGAGGGCGAAGGGTTCGACACGCTCCGGGTGGAAGCCCGAATGATCAACCGCGCCGCCTATCTCGTCGGCGAAGGCGTCGCCAAACCCGAGGAAATCGATACCGGCGTCCAACTTGGTCTCGGGTTCCCCGAAGGCATCTGCCGACGCGGGGACAAGATCGGCCTCGACACGGTCCTCGAGAAACTCGAGACCCTCTTCGAGGAAACCGGCGCGGAGCGCTTCGAACCCCATCCCTACCTCGAGGAACTCGTCGAGGAGGGCAACACGGGCGAGGACGCCGGTGCTGGCTTCTACGATTACGGCGATGACGGCGGATTCGGCCCCTTCCACAACCTGAACTACGAACTCGAAGACAACGTCCTCCAGGTCGAACTCGACCGGCCGTCACGAATGAACGCCCTTTCGAACGATTTGCTTTCCGAGATAGACGACCTCTTCTCTTCGGTCGACACCGACGAGATCCGGTGTGCGACGATAGAGGGTGCGGGCGATCAGGCATTCAGCGCCGGCGCTGACATCTCCAGCTTCAGCGATGTCGATCCGACAGATCTGATGGACGTCACTCCCGCCTTCGAGACGATTAACGACTTTCCCCGTCCCGTCGTCGCAAAGATCGACGGCTTCTGTCTCGGCGGCGGCCTCGAACTCGCACTCTCGTGTGACCTGCGAATCGCCACAGAGCGCTCGTCGTTCGGGGTCCCCGAAATCACACTCGGTCTGATCCCCGGTGGCGGCGGGACCCAGCGTCTCACCCGCATTCTCGGGGAAACCCGCGCAAAGGAACTGGTCTTCCGGGGCAACCACATCGACGCAAACCGCGCCGAAGAGTGGGGTCTGGTCAATCGCTCGGTCGACCGCGACGAGTTCGACGAGATGGTAGCCGAGTTCGTCGACGATCTGCGGACGGGTCCGCCGATCGGTCTCAAGGTCGCCAAGAAGGTCATGAACGAAGGGCAAGACGCCAGTCTCGATGCTGCACTCGCCATGGAGAGTCAGGGCTTCGGTCTCTTGACGAGTACGGAGGACGTACTGGAAGGCACCGCTGCATTCGCCGAGGATCGCGACCCCGAGTTCGAAGGAAAATAA
- a CDS encoding phosphotransferase family protein yields MSDTYFERLIDEDALIAYLEDHLGAVGEYDIVRHQEGHSNETLFVTWGDRRLVIRRPPPGETADTAHDVLREYRVTNTLADTDVPVPNPILACEDHDVIGSDFYVMEQLEGDVLREDEPERFAEPEHRQRIGRELVDNLAKIHDLDYEAIGLDEFGRPAGYTQRQVDRWGKQLSWAFEVTEEEREVPDLHDVGDWLRESVPETHPHTLVHGDYKLDNVMFAPGTPPELVGVFDWEMSTLGDPRADLGWMLSYWRDAKDPDPTIPELTTQFMEREGYSSRLELVERWEDRTGFEFEHERFYRTLAVYKLAGLGEMFFRRYLEGNSDDPMYPKMRKRVPALAARAKRIIEGDEPL; encoded by the coding sequence ATGAGCGATACGTATTTCGAGCGTCTCATCGACGAGGACGCGCTGATCGCGTATCTGGAAGACCATCTCGGAGCGGTCGGTGAGTACGACATCGTCCGTCACCAGGAGGGCCACTCGAACGAAACGCTATTTGTTACCTGGGGTGACCGAAGGCTCGTTATCCGACGGCCGCCGCCAGGTGAAACCGCAGATACGGCTCACGACGTCCTCCGGGAGTATCGCGTCACCAACACACTGGCCGACACCGACGTACCGGTTCCGAACCCGATCCTCGCCTGCGAGGATCACGACGTCATCGGGAGCGATTTCTACGTCATGGAGCAACTCGAGGGGGACGTCCTCCGCGAGGACGAACCCGAACGGTTCGCCGAACCCGAACACCGCCAGCGGATTGGCCGGGAACTCGTCGACAATCTGGCGAAAATTCACGACCTCGATTACGAAGCGATCGGCCTCGACGAATTCGGTCGTCCCGCGGGTTACACGCAGCGCCAGGTCGACCGCTGGGGCAAGCAACTCTCGTGGGCGTTCGAGGTCACCGAAGAGGAGCGAGAAGTACCCGACCTCCACGACGTCGGCGATTGGCTTCGAGAGTCAGTTCCCGAGACCCATCCCCACACGCTCGTCCACGGCGACTACAAACTCGACAACGTCATGTTCGCGCCGGGGACACCACCGGAGCTCGTCGGAGTCTTCGACTGGGAAATGTCCACGCTCGGCGACCCACGTGCGGATCTTGGCTGGATGTTATCGTACTGGCGCGACGCAAAAGACCCCGACCCGACGATTCCCGAATTGACGACCCAGTTCATGGAACGGGAGGGCTACTCGAGCCGTCTCGAATTAGTCGAGCGCTGGGAAGACCGAACCGGCTTCGAGTTCGAACACGAACGGTTCTACCGCACACTGGCCGTCTACAAACTGGCCGGACTCGGTGAAATGTTCTTCCGGCGGTACCTCGAGGGCAACAGCGACGATCCGATGTATCCGAAAATGCGCAAACGCGTTCCGGCGCTGGCCGCGCGAGCAAAACGCATCATCGAGGGCGACGAACCGCTATAA